The following proteins are co-located in the Alcaligenes faecalis genome:
- the speE gene encoding polyamine aminopropyltransferase encodes MQGLHLTADLYQCACSPELLIDAQKLADFCRQQTIDAGLTIVGEEWQAFPEFEGQPGGVTGVLLLAESHLAIHTWPERGGVTLDVYVCNFMQDNSGKATGLINGIEQAFKPGQAQRNRLWRGEADGPAHAGELLTENLNQDALYGFRFTERLLERQTAFQRLELLRSETLGTTLRLDGCMMTSEAEEFFYHEGLIHPAAMAHPNPRRALIVGGGDGGALEELLKYPSLERVSLVELDGEVIEVAREHLQSIHKGAFDNPRVQIQIADGAQFLATTQEQFDLIYLDLTDPETPAGPLYTAEFFESCKRALASGGALVLHLGSPFHESQQVKNLSSSLASVFAQVHGYGLHIPLYGSYWGLAIASDELNPRTFCAEQIQERLEQRMSSENQDSLQFYNADLHGALFALPTFYRRLMPVNETNLEEVC; translated from the coding sequence ATGCAAGGCTTGCACTTGACCGCAGACCTTTACCAATGTGCATGCAGCCCGGAGCTGCTGATCGATGCCCAGAAACTGGCTGATTTTTGCCGCCAGCAAACGATTGATGCAGGGCTGACGATTGTTGGTGAGGAGTGGCAGGCATTTCCCGAGTTTGAAGGGCAGCCCGGTGGTGTCACCGGTGTACTGTTGCTGGCCGAGTCCCACTTGGCCATTCATACCTGGCCCGAGCGTGGTGGCGTGACGTTGGACGTTTATGTCTGCAACTTCATGCAGGATAACTCGGGCAAGGCGACCGGCCTGATCAACGGAATTGAACAGGCTTTCAAGCCCGGCCAGGCCCAGCGTAATCGCTTGTGGCGCGGCGAGGCCGACGGCCCGGCTCATGCGGGCGAGTTGCTGACGGAAAACCTGAACCAGGACGCCTTGTACGGTTTCCGCTTTACCGAGCGTTTGTTGGAGCGCCAGACGGCTTTCCAACGTCTGGAATTGCTGCGTTCCGAAACCCTGGGTACGACCTTGCGCCTGGACGGTTGCATGATGACCTCCGAGGCTGAAGAGTTCTTCTACCATGAAGGTCTGATTCACCCGGCTGCCATGGCTCATCCCAATCCTCGTCGCGCCCTGATCGTGGGCGGTGGTGATGGCGGAGCCCTGGAAGAACTGTTGAAGTACCCCAGCCTGGAGCGTGTGTCTCTGGTTGAACTGGATGGTGAGGTGATTGAGGTAGCTCGCGAACACCTGCAGTCCATTCACAAGGGGGCATTTGATAACCCACGTGTGCAGATTCAAATTGCAGACGGTGCGCAGTTCCTGGCCACGACGCAGGAGCAGTTTGATCTGATTTATCTGGATCTGACCGACCCCGAAACTCCGGCCGGTCCCTTGTACACCGCTGAGTTCTTTGAGTCCTGCAAACGCGCGCTGGCAAGCGGTGGTGCTTTGGTGTTGCACCTGGGTTCGCCTTTCCACGAAAGCCAGCAGGTCAAGAATCTGAGCTCCTCCTTGGCCAGCGTGTTCGCCCAAGTGCATGGCTACGGGCTGCATATCCCGCTGTACGGCTCTTACTGGGGGTTGGCGATTGCTTCTGATGAGTTGAACCCGCGTACGTTCTGTGCCGAGCAAATTCAGGAGCGTCTGGAGCAGCGTATGAGCAGCGAGAACCAGGATTCCCTGCAGTTTTACAACGCTGATCTTCATGGTGCCTTGTTTGCTTTGCCTACGTTCTACCGCCGTCTGATGCCGGTGAACGAGACCAATCTGGAAGAGGTCTGTTAG
- a CDS encoding ATP-binding protein, with product MLDTLPDAIVMFDSGGRLLGCNRAMRNMLGLPELVNGKNDFLDFFQRLENGLQADLAYLLPGISQAIYRSNHPFYGMHRDGEGERRRALEFHSYAAPAPDTATLLMIRDVTAHMQKERDRADCFAVAAHEIRSPLAAISGYIELLQLEATPSAWASKIYMQLHEKVRGVDVLLDELTQLNRIEYDGVGSREWRASDLRAVLRLSLRAFNEQRQRICLDLPSHSLWARVDVVPLLVALRNALENALKYSAADTVVILRLRPGQAGWACIEVLDQGPGIDPIYQDKVFDKFYRLPGQQVQGSGLGLSILRSIVRHHGGRVYFKEHPGPGAHLVMELVLLPSASYTP from the coding sequence ATGCTGGATACCTTGCCGGATGCGATTGTGATGTTTGATTCCGGTGGGAGGCTGCTGGGCTGTAATCGGGCCATGCGTAACATGTTGGGTCTGCCGGAGCTGGTCAATGGCAAAAATGACTTTCTTGATTTTTTCCAACGTCTCGAAAATGGACTGCAGGCCGATTTAGCGTATTTGCTACCTGGAATTAGCCAAGCTATTTACCGCAGCAATCATCCCTTTTACGGTATGCACCGGGATGGTGAAGGCGAGCGCAGACGTGCACTGGAGTTTCACTCCTATGCTGCGCCAGCTCCAGATACGGCCACGTTATTGATGATTCGCGATGTCACCGCTCACATGCAAAAAGAACGAGACCGGGCAGACTGTTTTGCGGTGGCCGCCCATGAAATACGCTCTCCGCTGGCGGCCATCAGTGGCTATATTGAATTGCTGCAGTTGGAGGCTACCCCGTCAGCCTGGGCCAGTAAGATTTACATGCAGTTACATGAAAAAGTCCGAGGTGTGGATGTGCTGCTGGATGAGTTGACGCAACTGAATCGCATTGAGTACGACGGGGTCGGCAGCCGGGAGTGGCGCGCGTCGGATTTGCGCGCGGTGTTGCGTCTGAGCCTGCGTGCTTTCAATGAACAGCGCCAGCGGATTTGTCTGGATTTACCGTCGCACAGTTTGTGGGCCAGAGTGGATGTTGTTCCTTTGCTTGTGGCGCTGCGAAATGCCCTGGAAAATGCCTTGAAGTACTCGGCTGCGGATACCGTGGTGATCTTGCGTTTGCGGCCTGGCCAAGCTGGTTGGGCCTGTATAGAGGTTCTGGACCAAGGGCCGGGTATTGATCCTATTTATCAAGATAAAGTGTTTGACAAGTTCTATCGCCTACCTGGCCAACAGGTACAAGGTAGTGGTCTGGGTTTGTCCATTTTGCGTTCGATTGTGCGGCACCACGGGGGCAGGGTGTATTTCAAGGAACATCCGGGACCGGGTGCGCATTTGGTCATGGAATTGGTTCTGCTGCCTTCCGCATCGTATACACCTTAA
- a CDS encoding helix-turn-helix domain-containing protein, translated as MNDAVYSTRQAADLLGVSVRTVQLWVEAGTLKAWKTQGGHRRIDRDSVQTILQERQGRSSQQLPGAPTTPTSLPVCNEEPCLRVLVVEDDLDLLAIYRMAMEHLPFPIELRCEQDGLKGLIAAGNFYPDVLIVDLNLPKLDGFAMLKALADAPETGHTQIYVISALSAADIHARGGLPSNATALAKPIPIALLLQLLSEAFHAQYLPS; from the coding sequence ATGAACGACGCCGTTTACTCCACTCGGCAGGCTGCTGATTTACTAGGTGTGTCCGTACGCACCGTACAACTTTGGGTAGAAGCCGGAACCCTGAAAGCCTGGAAAACCCAAGGCGGCCACCGACGCATTGACCGCGACTCCGTGCAAACCATTTTGCAAGAGCGCCAAGGGCGCAGCAGTCAGCAACTGCCCGGTGCCCCTACTACCCCGACGAGCCTGCCCGTTTGCAACGAAGAACCCTGTCTGCGCGTACTGGTCGTTGAAGACGATCTGGATCTGCTGGCTATTTACCGTATGGCTATGGAACATCTGCCCTTTCCGATTGAACTGCGTTGCGAGCAGGATGGGCTCAAAGGTCTGATAGCCGCGGGCAATTTCTACCCCGATGTCCTTATTGTGGATCTGAACTTGCCCAAGCTCGATGGTTTTGCCATGCTCAAGGCCTTGGCGGATGCCCCCGAAACAGGACATACCCAGATCTACGTGATTTCCGCTTTGAGTGCTGCCGACATTCACGCACGTGGTGGCCTGCCCAGCAACGCCACAGCCCTGGCCAAGCCCATTCCCATCGCCTTGCTGTTGCAACTGCTCAGCGAAGCCTTCCACGCCCAGTACCTGCCCTCCTGA
- a CDS encoding methyl-accepting chemotaxis protein: MRKNLPITGVETELLDEQYLISKTDLAGRIIYANPAFVEVSGFSRAELIGEPHNIVRHPDMPSEVFADLWHTLKQRRSWVGVVKNRRKDGGFYWVLAHASPIIEQGELTGFASVRVRAKPQDIQAAEQFYQELREGRNRSRTIRAGQIMDRSWRRPVAGLRFLLGPSLLAAFLRKGILNLGITGGIIAMILSTEMPQQSMILLASSLGIGTLMILGYQAILMRRVLGSFKTATHIAQQIAAGNLTVNTRGPAVKKLETLGQNLDLMRKSLMSISTDVDQSCTRNQQVSRKLSDNSTLLEARTQEQASSMQETTASMSSFGQTVLQTADNAKASHELASRSADIASRGNEAVQKVSSSMQQILESSQHIGNIVSMINNIAFQTNILSINASIESARAGEAGKGFAVVASAVRSLAQQAAQAADEIKQLVTQTQTLSAEGADHAAHAGQTMQEILASVSEVAGLMGEISAATSEQSMGLGQLTQALKQVDQITTDNAALVHDLSETAQELNQNGAELQEAIRVLNHGDNARTHEPARSPTPLVLAPIVNMDTARRRSTQPGRLRQVISNT, from the coding sequence ATGCGCAAGAACCTACCCATTACCGGCGTCGAAACCGAGCTTCTGGACGAGCAATATCTCATTTCCAAAACTGATCTGGCCGGCCGCATCATCTATGCAAACCCGGCCTTTGTCGAGGTAAGCGGCTTTAGTCGGGCAGAGTTGATAGGCGAGCCACACAATATCGTGCGCCACCCCGATATGCCATCGGAAGTTTTTGCAGATTTGTGGCATACCCTGAAACAGAGGCGTTCGTGGGTGGGAGTGGTAAAGAATCGCCGCAAAGACGGCGGTTTTTATTGGGTTCTCGCCCATGCCAGCCCGATTATTGAACAAGGCGAATTAACCGGCTTTGCGTCGGTACGGGTACGAGCAAAACCTCAGGATATTCAAGCGGCTGAACAGTTTTATCAGGAATTGCGCGAAGGCCGAAATCGTTCGCGAACCATCCGCGCAGGTCAAATTATGGACCGCAGTTGGCGGCGCCCTGTTGCTGGGCTGCGCTTTTTACTTGGCCCCAGCTTACTGGCGGCTTTTCTGCGCAAAGGCATATTGAATCTAGGTATTACCGGCGGGATTATTGCCATGATCCTGAGTACGGAAATGCCACAACAAAGCATGATTCTGCTGGCCAGTTCCCTGGGCATAGGCACCTTGATGATTTTAGGCTATCAAGCCATCTTGATGCGGCGCGTTTTGGGATCGTTTAAAACAGCCACGCACATCGCTCAACAAATTGCAGCAGGCAACCTGACGGTCAATACACGTGGGCCTGCCGTGAAAAAACTGGAAACACTGGGACAGAATCTGGACCTGATGCGCAAAAGCCTGATGAGCATCAGCACGGACGTGGACCAGAGCTGTACACGCAATCAGCAGGTATCACGCAAACTCTCTGACAATAGCACCTTGCTGGAAGCACGCACTCAAGAACAAGCTTCCTCCATGCAAGAGACAACCGCCAGCATGAGCTCATTCGGACAAACCGTCTTGCAGACCGCAGACAATGCCAAGGCCAGCCATGAACTGGCCAGCCGCAGTGCAGATATTGCCAGTCGTGGCAATGAGGCGGTTCAGAAAGTCAGTTCGTCCATGCAACAGATTCTGGAAAGCTCGCAGCATATTGGCAATATTGTCTCGATGATCAATAACATCGCCTTTCAAACCAATATCTTGTCAATCAATGCCTCGATTGAATCAGCGCGGGCTGGAGAGGCCGGTAAAGGTTTTGCAGTGGTCGCTTCTGCCGTTCGCTCGTTGGCTCAGCAAGCCGCCCAAGCAGCCGATGAAATCAAGCAGCTCGTCACGCAAACCCAAACACTCAGTGCCGAAGGGGCGGATCATGCGGCACATGCCGGCCAAACCATGCAGGAAATTCTGGCCTCGGTATCTGAAGTGGCGGGTTTGATGGGTGAAATTTCTGCTGCCACCAGCGAGCAAAGCATGGGTTTAGGCCAACTGACCCAAGCCCTGAAACAAGTGGATCAAATTACCACTGACAATGCCGCCCTGGTTCATGATTTGAGCGAAACCGCTCAGGAGCTGAACCAGAACGGTGCCGAGCTGCAAGAGGCAATCCGAGTCCTGAATCATGGAGACAACGCGCGTACCCACGAACCCGCACGCTCGCCGACCCCTTTGGTTCTGGCACCCATCGTGAATATGGATACCGCTCGTCGCAGGTCCACCCAGCCGGGACGGCTCCGACAAGTGATATCCAACACATAA
- a CDS encoding TMEM165/GDT1 family protein, with the protein MEALFISTGVVALAEIGDKTQLLAFILAARYKRPWPIILAIFIATLVNHGLAGAIGAWVPALLDPEVLRWVLGVSFLAMAIWILIPDKIDDAEASRTRFGVFGTTLVTFFLAEMGDKTQIATVALAAQYQEFAWVVLGTTLGMMLANAPAVLFGERIARRLPTQLVHRIVACIFAVLGVLALLGGTQSLGF; encoded by the coding sequence ATGGAAGCGTTGTTTATCTCCACGGGTGTGGTTGCTCTGGCAGAAATTGGGGACAAAACCCAGTTGCTCGCCTTTATTCTCGCAGCCCGCTACAAACGCCCTTGGCCCATTATTCTTGCTATTTTCATAGCAACCTTGGTCAATCACGGCCTGGCTGGTGCTATTGGTGCCTGGGTTCCTGCTTTGCTGGATCCTGAAGTGCTGCGCTGGGTACTGGGTGTTTCTTTTCTGGCCATGGCCATCTGGATTCTGATTCCCGACAAGATTGACGATGCCGAAGCCTCGCGTACGCGTTTTGGCGTGTTTGGTACCACGCTGGTCACTTTTTTCCTGGCCGAAATGGGTGACAAGACACAGATTGCCACGGTCGCTTTAGCCGCTCAATATCAAGAATTTGCTTGGGTGGTGCTGGGCACGACCTTGGGGATGATGCTGGCCAACGCTCCAGCCGTCTTGTTCGGTGAACGTATTGCCCGCCGCTTGCCTACTCAACTGGTCCACCGTATTGTCGCCTGTATCTTTGCTGTGCTGGGCGTGCTGGCCCTACTGGGGGGCACCCAAAGCCTGGGATTTTAG